In one Lycium barbarum isolate Lr01 chromosome 7, ASM1917538v2, whole genome shotgun sequence genomic region, the following are encoded:
- the LOC132603878 gene encoding cellulose synthase A catalytic subunit 2 [UDP-forming]-like has translation MDTKGRLIAGSHNRNEFVLINADEVGKVTSVKELSGQICQICGDEIEITVDGEPFVACNECAFPVCRACYEYERREGNQACPQCKTRYKRIKGSPRVEGDDEEDEFDDLDNEFDPHQTAEATLSARLNVGRGNPNASAYAGSEMDPDSIGTEIPLLTFGQEEDGISADKHALIIPPFMSRGKRVHPVSDSSISLPPRPMDPKKDLAVYGYGSVAWKERMEDWKKKQNKKLQMVKHEGGYNDGDELDPDLPKTDEGRQPLSRKRPIASSKLSPYRLMILLRLVILGLFFHYRIMHPVHNAYGLWLTSIICEIWFAVSWIFDQFPKWVPIERETYLDRLSLRYEKEGKPSELAHIDIFVSTVDPLKEPPLITANTVLSILAVDYPVDKVSCYVSDDGAAMLTFEALSETSEFARKWVPFCKKFQIEPRAPEWYFAQKVDYLKNKVDATFVRERRAMKRDYEEFKVRINGLVAMAQKVPEDGWTMQDGTPWPGNDVRDHPGMIQVFLGHDGVRDIEGKVLPRLIYVSREKRPGFDHHKKAGAMNALMRVSAVISNAPYLLNVDCDHYINNSKALREAMCFMMDPTSGKKICYVQFPQRFDGIDRHDRYSNRNVVFFDINMKGLDGIQGPIYVGTGCVFRRQALYGYDAPKKKKAPGKTCNCWPNWCCFCCKSRKNHKKGKTTKDKKKIKGKDTSSTQIHALENIEEGIEGIDSDKAVLMPQIKLEKKFGQSPVFIAATLLEDGGVPPGASSASLLKEAIHVISCGYEDKTEWGKEVGWIYGSVTEDILTGFKMHCHGWRSVYCMPKRPAFKGSAPINLSDRLHQVLRWALGSVEIFFSKHCPIWYGYGCGLKSLERFSYINSIVYPLTSLPLLAYCTLPAICLLTGEFIVPELSNYASIVFMALFISIAATTILEIRWGGVGIDDMWRNEQFWVIGGVSSHFFALLQGLLKVLAGVNTSFTVTSKAADDGEFSELYLFKWTSLLIPPMTLLVMNIIGVVVGVSDAINNGYDSWGPLFGRLFFALWVIFHLYPFLKGMMGRQSNVPTIIIVWSILLASILSLLWVRVNPFRSKGGLMLEVCGLDCE, from the exons ATGGATACTAAAGGGAGACTTATTGCTGGTTCACATAATAGAAATGAGTTTGTTCTTATCAATGCTGATGAAGTTGGAAAA GTTACTTCTGTAAAAGAATTGAGTGGGCAGATTTGCCAGATTTGTGGAGATGAGATTGAAATAACGGTAGATGGGGAGCCATTTGTTGCGTGCAACGAATGTGCATTTCCTGTTTGTAGAGCTTGCTATGAGTATGAAAGGAGAGAGGGGAATCAAGCTTGCCCTCAATGCAAAACTAGGTACAAGCGAATAAAAGGAAGTCCTCGAGTTGAAGGAGACGATGAAGAAGATGAATTTGATGATTTGGATAATGAGTTTGACCCTCATCAAACTGCTGAGGCAACCCTTTCGGCTCGGCTTAATGTTGGCCGAGGGAATCCCAATGCCTCTGCTTATGCGGGATCAGAGATGGATCCTGATTCCATTGGCACAGAGATCCCTCTTCTTACTTTTGGTCAAGAG GAGGATGGAATTTCAGCTGACAAGCACGCTCTAATAATCCCACCATTTATGAGTCGTGGAAAGAGAGTTCATCCGGTTTCAGATTCTTCCATTTCTT TGCCACCTCGCCCCATGGATCCTAAGAAAGATCTCGCGGTTTATGGGTATGGTAGTGTTGCATGGAAGGAAAGAATGGAGGACTGGAAGAAAAAACAGAACAAAAAATTACAGATGGTTAAGCATGAAGGTGGTTACAATGATGGAGATGAGCTGGATCCTGATTTGCCCAA GACGGATGAAGGCAGACAACCACTTTCAAGAAAGAGGCCTATTGCCTCTAGCAAGCTAAGCCCATACAGATTAATGATTTTACTTCGACTTGTAATTCTTGGGCTCTTTTTCCACTATAGAATAATGCATCCTGTCCATAATGCTTATGGATTGTGGCTGACGTCTATTATATGTGAAATATGGTTTGCCGTATCCTGGATATTTGATCAGTTCCCAAAATGGGTTCCCATTGAGCGAGAAACATACCTAGATAGGCTATCACTGAG GTATGAGAAAGAAGGGAAGCCTTCTGAGTTAGCCCATATTGACATTTTTGTTAGTACAGTGGATCCGTTGAAAGAACCTCCACTTATTACTGCAAATACTGTTCTATCCATTCTTGCTGTGGATTATCCGGTGGACAAGGTTTCATGCTATGTCTCTGACGATGGTGCTGCCATGCTTACTTTTGAGGCACTCTCCGAAACATCTGAGTTTGCAAGGAAATGGGTCCCATTCTGCAAGAAATTCCAAATTGAGCCTCGAGCCCCGGAGTGGTATTTTGCTCAGAAGGTTGATTATTTGAAGAACAAAGTAGATGCAACATTTGTGAGGGAACGCCGTGCCATGAAG AGAGACTATGAAGAATTTAAGGTTCGGATAAATGGATTGGTTGCCATGGCACAAAAGGTTCCCGAGGATGGTTGGACCATGCAAGACGGAACTCCTTGGCCAGGAAATGATGTCAGGGATCATCCAGGAATGATTCAG GTCTTTTTGGGTCATGATGGTGTCCGTGATATTGAAGGGAAGGTACTTCCTCGCCTTATTTATGTTTCTCGTGAGAAGAGGCCAGGATTTGATCACCACAAAAAGGCTGGTGCCATGAATGCTTTG ATGCGGGTGTCAGCAGTCATCTCAAATGCTCCTTATTTACTCAATGTGGATTGTGATCACTATATAAATAACAGTAAGGCACTGCGAGAAGCTATGTGCTTTATGATGGACCCCACTTCAGGAAAGAAAATATGCTACGTACAATTTCCTCAAAGATTTGATGGCATTGATCGACATGATAGATACTCAAATCGCAATGTGGTCTTCTTTGAT ATAAACATGAAAGGACTTGATGGGATCCAGGGTCCAATTTATGTGGGAACTGGATGTGTCTTCAGGAGGCAAGCGCTTTATGGATATGACGCTCCAAAGAAGAAAAAAGCTCCAGGAAAAACGTGCAATTGTTGGCCGAACTGGTGTTGCTTTTGTTGTAAATCTCGAAAGAATCATAAGAAAGGGAAAACAACCAAGGATAAAAAGAAGATAAAAGGCAAGGACACCTCTTCAACTCAGATTCATGCTCTTGAGAATATTGAGGAAGGAATTGAAG GAATAGATAGTGATAAAGCTGTCCTCATGCCCCAAATAAAACTCGAGAAGAAATTTGGACAATCACCAGTATTTATTGCTGCGACACTTCTAGAAGATGGTGGTGTTCCACCAGGAGCATCGTCAGCATCTCTCCTGAAAGAAGCCATCCATGTTATTAGTTGTGGTTATGAAGACAAAACAGAATGGGGTAAAGAG GTCGGATGGATTTATGGATCGGTTACTGAGGATATATTAACTGGGTTCAAGATGCATTGCCATGGCTGGAGGTCTGTGTATTGCATGCCCAAAAGGCCTGCATTTAAGGGATCCGCTCCTATAAATCTTTCAGATCGTTTGCATCAGGTTCTGCGGTGGGCCTTGGGATCTGTTGAGATTTTCTTTAGTAAACATTGTCCCATTTGGTATGGATATGGGTGTGGTTTGAAATCGTTGGAGCGGTTTTCATACATAAACTCAATTGTCTATCCATTGACTTCCCTCCCTCTGCTTGCATATTGTACATTGCCAGCAATCTGTTTGCTTACTGGGGAATTCATTGTTCCAGAG CTTAGCAACTATGCTAGCATTGTGTTCATGGCCCTTTTTATATCAATTGCTGCCACTACTATTTTGGAGATACGATGGGGAGGTGTTGGCATCGATGACATGTGGAGAAACGAGCAATTCTGGGTTATTGGTGGTGTTTCATCccatttttttgctcttctccaagGTCTTCTTAAAGTTTTGGCTGGTGTCAACACAAGCTTTACTGTCACATCAAAAGCAGCAGATGATGGAGAGTTTTCTGAGCTTTACCTCTTCAAGTGGACATCCTTGTTGATCCCTCCGATGACCTTGTTAGTTATGAACATCATAGGAGTTGTTGTCGGAGTTTCAGATGCAATCAACAACGGGTATGATTCATGGGGTCCTTTATTTGGAAGGCTTTTCTTCGCCTTATGGGTGATTTTTCATTTGTACCCCTTCCTCAAAGGAATGATGGGGAGACAAAGCAACGTTCCCACTATCATTATTGTGTGGTCTATCCTTCTGGCTTCTATCCTTTCGTTATTGTGGGTTCGAGTCAACCCATTCAGGTCAAAAGGTGGACTCATGTTAGAAGTATGTGGGTTGGACTGCGAGTAA
- the LOC132601780 gene encoding uncharacterized protein LOC132601780, which yields MVRKIIEARNVINQSQLVQKNTNSVIRQQERTSWKCFMFRNEASAKAKFTMWLHFHGRMLTSDRLAKWGITTDPISVLCQVQHENMNNLFTECVFTKGIWDRLLVWTNRKPYKATTWTQYFQWSLSNAKGKSQAASVFKMVYLLRPFMNGVWTERNLRIFLLETQMSIKIKERKDSRSSASPTNILQLQISSSVKKEKPDT from the exons ATGGTTAGGAagattattgaagcaagaaatgTGATTAATCAGAGTCAACTGGTGCAGAAGAATACTAATAGTGTGATCAGACAACAAGAGAGAACTTCATGGAAATGTTTCATGTTCAGAAATGAAGCTAGTGCAAAAGCAAAATTCACTATGTGGTTACATTTTCATGGAAGGATGCTTACTAGTGACAGACTAGCAAAATGGGGTATCACTACGGATCCAATCTCTGTGCTATGTCAAGTACAACATGAGAATATGAATAATTTATTTACCGAATGTGTATTTACTAAAGGAATATGGGACAGACTGCTGGTTTGGACGAATAGGAAACCATACAAAGCTACAACATGGACACAATACTTCCAATGGTCTCTAAGCAATGCTAAGGGAAAGTCACAAGCTGCATCTGTATTCAAGATGGTATATTTGTTGAGACCATTCATGAATGGTGTATGGACTGAGAGGAATTTGCGCATATTTTTACTAGAAACTCAGATGTCAATCAAAAT CAAGGAGCGCAAAGACTCAAGATCCTCAGCAAGTCCAACCAATATATTGCAGTTACAAATATCAAGTTCAGTTAAGAAGGAGAAACCTGATACTTGA